In Mustela lutreola isolate mMusLut2 chromosome 16, mMusLut2.pri, whole genome shotgun sequence, the genomic window AACACATGAGAGTAGCTGAAGGCATGAAAGAAAGAGTGAAATTCAGACTTGGagggaaaattttaaacagatttttctctgCTAGTTGAGGAGAATGATTGTGAGGGGGTTTGATTATCGCAGCATTCCAAACCTGAGGTCCAAAAAGAGAGATTCTGAGTGTATTCCTTCCTAGGGCTGTCATCACAAAGTTGTACAGACTGCGTGGCCAAAACCAAAATCTGTCCTCTCGCAGCTCTGAGGCAGAAGTCTGAGGTCAATGTATTGGCAGAGTTGGTTCTTTCTGAGGACAATGGTGGAGAAtctgtcctgtgcctcttctTGTGCTTTGCAGGCAATCTGGTGTTCCTTAGCTTgtaggtgtctgccttcatccGCACGTGGCTTCTGCCTGTGCGTTTGTGCCCCACTTTCCCCCTTTTTATAAGtgcaccagtcatattggatctGGGGCCacccaggatgatctcatctttaATAACTTCTGTAACAACCTATTTCCAAGTAATTTCACATTTTCAGGTAGCGGCGGTGGGGGTGGGACAGTGTTAGGACTTGAACATAAGAATGTAGCCGGGGCAGGGGAACAGTTTTCAACCTGTAACACTGAGGAATCTTAGCTACTACAGAAGGGGCTTCTGTCCCTTAGGGGGACAACCAGGGCAGTTCACCCCACGTCCACGTGGTGAGTTTCCAGACCCTTGTTAACCAGCTGCGCTCACCTTGGACCGCTTGCTTTCCTCTCCAGTCCCCAGCTGCCCTGGTTTGCGCAGAGCAGTTGGGGGCAGCCTGGTCACCATCTTTCCTGGCCTCTGCTACTTTTCAGGAGCGTCTCAAAGCTGATGAAACTGATAAAAAGGGGCGTCCTGCCTCAGGATGCCAAGCCCCCGGAGGAcatcctgctcctgccccccctGGACTACCTGGAGTGGATCAGCCACCTCCCTCAGCACCTCCAGAACCAGATCATCCGCTTCTCCCCTTCCTGCAGCATCAAGACGCAGAAGGGAAAGGTGTGTTTGCAGGGGCAGGAGGGTGCTTCCCGACGTGTCCTTCCCCAGTGCCCTCTGGGGGCCACTGCATGCATCGCCCAAGGCAGGCAACAGAGTCATGTCTCCACCACCACTGCGTATGTACCAGGGTCTTTGCTAAGTGGTCACTTGACTTTAATTCTCACATCAACCCTAGGATCCCAGTCTGTtagaggaggagactgaggccctggGAGGTAAAGCTCACACAGCCCAGCAAACACTCAGCATTCTGCCGTCAGCCCACCCATCTAGGTGTCTTTCCTCTGCCCGACACAGACATTGCTATTCGATCACTGCACCATTCCCCCCATCCAAACCCACCACTGCCTGAGCGCCCTTCTCCCCCACAGTTCATGGAGGGCCCTGGCCTGGCATTCGCAGCCTTCTCCCAAGCCGTCTCCTTGTTCCCTGGTGCCTCTTTCTGGGCCATCCTCTTCTTCTTGATCCTGGTCATCACAGGGCTAAACACCTTGATAAGGATCTTGGAAAGCATTACTTATCCCCTCCAGAACTCCATCTCCATCTTCAGGAGGTATCCCAAGCTGCTATCAGGTATATGGATTCTCACCCTTCTCCCCAGGCCATCCCAATCTCCCGGGCTCATTTTGACCCCTGGCCCACCCCTGCACATAGACCTCAGTGTGGCCAAACCTGCCTTTGCCACAGTGTTTGTCTGCTTGGGAGGTTTTCTGGGCAGCCTGATCTTCACCAGTCACGCTGGCAGCTACGTAATGTCCTTGTTTGATGATTGCCTGGTCCCGCTCACCCTCATCATCATTGTGGCCTTCCAGAATATGGCCCTGGCCTGGATCTATGGAGCTAGGAGGTGATGTCCAAGTCCTGGGGTCTACCCAGCCAGGGGCCCATCCCAGGTCTctgaggatggggtgggggggggcatggTCTGCTCTGTCTGTCCCATAGCAAGGGGGGTCTAGCTAATAGcatggggggcaggagggagtgaTCTGAGGGCAACCACGTGGGTGCTGACATAAAGAGTAGTCAGAAAGCAGGAGGCTCAATTTCCCCTACCATGGGCCACATGGGATAGTCTGAAGGCAGAGGGCCGGAGCCTTGGGTCAGGGGGCTCCCATGAGGAGACCAGATCCAGGGCCCAGCCTCAGGGAGGGCCCAGCAGGACCCAGTAGCCCCTACGAGTTGAGAACTGGTGAGAGAACCAGAGGTCTGTCATACCCAGAGCTCTAGGCCCTGGTGGCCAAAGAAGGGATCCTTCTAGACATCTGTGCCCAtggcccccaccccagggtcaGGGAAGAAATATTTGGTGATCTGGGCCGACTGCTGTGGTCCTTCCTCACTGTCCTGTGGTGCTATGTGACCCTGCCTGGGCTGCTGGCCCTGACCACCATCAGCCTCATGCAGCTCTACCAGACAGAACCCCCCTACTACATTGCCTGGAACAGCAGTATGGTGAGATccccctccctggcctcctgcccccaTTCTGGGCACCCCTCCTCTGATCTCCCATTCCATAGAGTCCTAGGTCTGGGCTCCTTCCGTCCCTAAGAACCCTTTAGCCAGCTTCCCAGCCCCTAGGGAACCTGATCTCCAACGTCACACGGATTGAAATCCCCTAACAGCccccccctcctccacctcactcccttctctctgcctgcagagCCAGGAGGTGAAACAGCCCTACCTGCAGGGCACCCTAAGCTGGGTCACCTTCCTCAGCGTCCTCGCCTTCCTGCCAATCCCCATCTACCCGCTTCAACACTGGTGGTACCTCCAGGACCACATTGCTTCTGACCCCTTTGAAAAGCTACAGTCCAAAAAGATGCCTTTGGTGCCCCCCAAGCCCTGGCCTAAGCACGGCATGAAGTCCCAGGAGGGAAACAAAGACAGCTCCTCCAAGAGGGGCAGCCTGTCCTTGACTAGGGGGCTGAACCTGAACTCATGGCGGCGGTTCAGCTTGCCCTTGAGCAGCCAGAGCTCTTCCTGGTTCAGCCTGCCTGTCATGAACTCGCTGTCCACATTCTCCACGAGGAGTTTCAGCCTTCCGGTCTCAAGGCAGGTGAGCCCGGCCTTAACACCCATAGACAACAGTGACCAGCACGTGAAGACCAAAGACGAAAACCAGCAGGAGAACTCTGTTCCGTAACTGGTGACGCCACCCCTCTTTCCAAGGCAGCGAATCTGTCCAACAGGTGACGGCATGAGCGCCCATTTTACTACAGAAATAATGGGTTCTGCcggaaaggagggggaggggtacaTGGGAATCGTGCCCATCAACCGCTCATTTGGCCTTGGGAAGAAATGGACAACTCAGGAGCTCTTTCCTCTCCTGGAATAATACCAGTTCTGCTAAGTGGAACATTCTGCTCTGAGGTCAAAGAATTCAGACCAAGAAGTCAACTCAGCCGTTCGCAGAGCTGGACCTagttcctcctttctccctgtgAGTGGGGAGTACCGTTGGCACAATGGGGATGGGCTTCATGGCACTGGCCAGGACCCAGCCTTTCCAGTTATCATGGAGATAGACAGTGTTCCCTCCAAACCCCAAACTCCACCGCCAAACTGgatctcggggtgggggggctgatTTCTCCAGAGCTACCCTCTCAGAGTGGGCTGGGATAATAATGCTAAGTCAATAAATTGATCCGCTGAGACCCCATGCACAGGCTGTGGCACCGTGTTCTTTCTGTCAGCCTCCTCCTGCCCATATACCCTCCAAATCAGCAACCTCTAGTGAACTGAGAATCCGGTCTGGTGACTCcaatctccttctccctttgggaCACAGTTTATGGAGTTTCTGTGTTCTTCCTTGTTCTGGAGTTGAGACAAGCCTTTGGGGAACTTTGCAGCAATCTGTATTACTCAATCCAGAAAGTGTGTTAACCCTTAAATCTAACGTGGTTCGGGGACCATACTACTGAATGTGTCCCATCATTATCATCTCACTTCTCCTGCCAAGAGGGGAGCATGCCTGGAGCTGCATCAGGTGGGTAGCTATCATGCTTCATTCTGACTTGGGGTAGAGTCGCTCACCCACTTGGGCATTGGGAGGTAGGTCACGTGGTTTCTGTGGGCTCAGGACCAAGGAGTCTTAGAGAACTCAGAGCTTCTTAGGGTTGTCTGCGGGAATAAGTAACACTACCCTGCCTCTTCAAACACCAAATGGAGTTAAGGCAGCTCAGGAGGTGGAGGCACCTTCTAGAAGCCACATCTCTTTGTATCTTCCTGGGTAACTCCCCATGCCCAAAGACCATGACCTTGAGAATCAATGCAAGCTCCCATCACCACCCACTCTGGCTCCAAATCACCTCCCAAATTTCTGCCTGCCCATTCACGCCTTTTATTTGCCTCAGAGGTCTCTAAACATTGCTTATCACACTCCTTTATCGGTgacaattttttgagaaaatattccCAACATGTGTAGAAAATCTACTCGTGAACGACTGTCGTTCTACATCATCTTGATAAAGCTTAATTCATTTTgcttatttctgttaaaaaat contains:
- the LOC131818765 gene encoding orphan sodium- and chloride-dependent neurotransmitter transporter NTT5-like: MRSIELSEEKTYTQPRNSSLPSWKLTAREILATKTQNYFAQTKRTKNVLMQMAFSIGLGSIWRFPYLCHRNGGGNFILMYFFMLCLFGIPLLYMEMIMGHWLRVDNIRVWKQLVPWLGGIGYASILVCILISLYHSVIITWSISYLGNSFDNSLPWNQCPPVKTINVTDLSCLRTVSHQYFWYHSTLSASGHIEEGVEALVLQLTLGIFAAWCILFLIMITGLKTSMLILVFTVFLPCIILLCFLIQSLFLEGAIASLRHMVTTELSAWASLDLWRQAGGHVLYSLGLGMGTTINFSSYKAGEDNYIQVASLMALVNLGTSLLVTSIIFIVLGFWATTSGPTCVEKSVSKLMKLIKRGVLPQDAKPPEDILLLPPLDYLEWISHLPQHLQNQIIRFSPSCSIKTQKGKFMEGPGLAFAAFSQAVSLFPGASFWAILFFLILVITGLNTLIRILESITYPLQNSISIFRRYPKLLSVFVCLGGFLGSLIFTSHAGSYVMSLFDDCLVPLTLIIIVAFQNMALAWIYGARRVREEIFGDLGRLLWSFLTVLWCYVTLPGLLALTTISLMQLYQTEPPYYIAWNSSMSQEVKQPYLQGTLSWVTFLSVLAFLPIPIYPLQHWWYLQDHIASDPFEKLQSKKMPLVPPKPWPKHGMKSQEGNKDSSSKRGSLSLTRGLNLNSWRRFSLPLSSQSSSWFSLPVMNSLSTFSTRSFSLPVSRQVSPALTPIDNSDQHVKTKDENQQENSVP